In Aulosira sp. FACHB-615, the following are encoded in one genomic region:
- a CDS encoding DUF3370 domain-containing protein produces the protein MTQKLALPIFTLLFGLAIIQAVGCTTDKNNSAVVAQTSPKPAPQEIIQPGEVRALPGKLDTIPVFNSNSPEWIKNEGILLSTFPTNNKKVPAAHLNFLFQGRFDLFAHHYTHTPKDLQTLYIGVILQNPSKKPVTVNVLQGASYLMQDAPFVTLAPYLENNDGKVYSGPGARAVSDVLRGVRQADFPAKFVIPPGGSRMLLNHPIPVRNLAKPVNGRSSFLRLQSSGKVYAASLAMFAKKNADNSDRAPTLSEWQALLNNGSFAGPRDKTPTPPNVTSGSLIYGRVAGVSQGSQWQANLVDNPKAQYLTIPERGKGISYPLVTLRGGRLGTDQIQTAKMLVRYPDTAYEAHGNYGVEYNLSLPLKNQTNQTQKVTVTLETPLKEDKLSQGGIRFRKPSLDFPFFRGTVRLRYVDDQGQKKTRYVHLWHRTGQVLEPLVQFVLPPASQRNLQVDVIYPPDSTPPQVLTVRTLE, from the coding sequence ATGACCCAGAAACTAGCATTACCAATATTCACACTTTTATTTGGACTGGCTATTATTCAAGCAGTCGGCTGCACAACTGATAAAAATAACTCCGCAGTTGTCGCCCAAACTTCCCCTAAACCAGCACCCCAAGAAATCATCCAACCAGGAGAAGTCCGCGCCTTACCCGGTAAGTTAGATACCATCCCGGTGTTTAACAGTAACAGCCCCGAATGGATTAAAAACGAAGGGATTCTACTTTCTACCTTTCCTACCAATAATAAAAAAGTCCCCGCCGCCCACCTCAATTTTCTCTTTCAGGGACGCTTCGATTTATTTGCCCATCATTACACCCACACGCCCAAAGATTTACAAACTCTCTATATCGGTGTCATACTCCAAAACCCCAGTAAAAAACCTGTGACAGTTAATGTCTTGCAGGGCGCAAGTTATTTAATGCAGGATGCGCCCTTTGTGACCTTAGCGCCTTACCTAGAAAATAATGATGGCAAGGTTTATTCTGGGCCAGGGGCGAGGGCTGTCAGTGATGTGTTGCGCGGTGTGCGTCAAGCAGATTTCCCCGCTAAGTTCGTCATTCCTCCTGGTGGTAGCCGGATGTTATTAAATCATCCAATTCCTGTGAGAAATTTAGCCAAGCCTGTGAATGGTCGTTCTAGTTTTTTGCGCTTGCAGAGTAGCGGTAAAGTATACGCGGCTAGTTTGGCGATGTTTGCTAAAAAAAATGCTGATAATTCTGACCGTGCGCCAACTTTGAGTGAATGGCAAGCTTTATTAAACAATGGCAGTTTTGCCGGGCCGAGAGATAAAACACCAACCCCGCCCAATGTTACTAGTGGTTCACTTATTTACGGACGTGTGGCTGGTGTTTCTCAAGGTTCCCAATGGCAAGCTAACTTGGTAGATAATCCCAAAGCCCAGTATTTAACTATTCCTGAACGCGGTAAAGGTATTTCCTATCCTTTAGTTACTCTCCGGGGTGGTCGATTGGGTACTGACCAAATCCAAACCGCTAAAATGTTGGTGCGCTATCCTGATACCGCCTACGAAGCACACGGTAATTATGGGGTGGAATATAACCTGAGTTTGCCGTTAAAAAATCAGACAAACCAAACTCAAAAAGTCACCGTCACCCTAGAAACACCTTTAAAAGAAGACAAATTATCTCAAGGTGGCATTCGTTTCCGCAAACCATCACTTGATTTTCCCTTCTTTCGCGGGACAGTACGACTGCGTTATGTTGATGACCAAGGACAAAAGAAAACGCGGTATGTGCATTTATGGCACAGAACTGGCCAGGTTTTAGAACCATTGGTGCAGTTTGTTCTCCCACCCGCCAGCCAAAGAAATCTACAAGTAGACGTGATTTATCCACCAGACTCAACACCACCGCAGGTTTTGACTGTCCGAACTTTAGAGTAG
- the murA gene encoding UDP-N-acetylglucosamine 1-carboxyvinyltransferase, with product MNPSTSLPDAKLAPQADSSVLQIFGGHRLHGHVKISGAKNSALVIMAGALLCSGDCHIRNVPLLADVEKMGQVLSALGVKVSRQGDILDINASNITTSKAPYELVTQLRASFFAIGSILARLGVAQMPLPGGCAIGARPVDLHVRGLQAMGAEVQIEHGICNAYVPNGGRLKGAKIYLDTPSVGATETLMMAATLADGETIIENAAREPEVADLANFCNAMGAKIHGAGTSVITIEGVPQLHSVDYSIIPDRIETGTFLVAGAITRSDILLSPVVPDHLIPVIAKLREIGVQIIEEAPDCLRILPAETLKATYIETLPHPGFPTDMQAPFMALLTLAEGDSIINESVFENRLRHASELNRLGADIRVKGNAAFVRGVPNLSGAPVIGTDLRASAALVLAGLAADGQTTFQGLHHLDRGYDRLDIKLQQLGAKIKRVNEVSTPGVTSNGSTPPVTIAN from the coding sequence ATTAATCCTTCTACCAGCTTACCAGATGCCAAGCTTGCACCTCAAGCAGACTCCTCAGTCTTGCAAATTTTCGGTGGGCATCGTTTGCACGGTCATGTCAAAATTAGCGGGGCAAAAAATTCAGCACTGGTAATCATGGCTGGAGCATTGCTCTGTTCTGGAGATTGTCACATCCGCAATGTTCCCTTGTTGGCGGATGTCGAAAAAATGGGACAAGTTTTATCAGCTTTAGGTGTAAAGGTTTCACGCCAAGGCGATATTTTAGACATTAACGCCAGTAATATCACTACATCTAAAGCTCCCTACGAACTCGTGACTCAGCTACGAGCCAGTTTTTTTGCGATCGGTTCTATTCTGGCTCGGCTAGGGGTGGCACAAATGCCCTTACCAGGTGGCTGTGCAATTGGCGCTCGACCAGTTGACTTGCATGTCCGGGGACTGCAAGCAATGGGAGCCGAGGTGCAGATTGAACATGGCATTTGTAATGCTTATGTTCCCAATGGTGGCAGATTAAAAGGAGCCAAAATTTACCTCGACACTCCCAGCGTCGGCGCAACAGAAACATTGATGATGGCGGCTACCCTGGCTGATGGCGAAACGATCATCGAAAATGCGGCGCGTGAGCCAGAAGTTGCTGATTTAGCGAATTTCTGTAACGCAATGGGAGCCAAAATTCACGGTGCTGGTACTAGTGTCATCACCATTGAAGGTGTCCCGCAATTGCATTCTGTTGACTACAGCATTATCCCCGATCGCATTGAAACCGGCACCTTTTTGGTAGCTGGTGCAATTACACGTTCGGACATCTTATTATCTCCAGTTGTACCCGACCATTTAATTCCCGTAATTGCCAAACTGCGGGAAATCGGTGTGCAGATTATTGAAGAAGCCCCAGACTGCTTGCGAATACTACCTGCGGAAACTCTCAAGGCGACATATATTGAAACCTTGCCCCATCCAGGTTTCCCCACAGATATGCAAGCACCGTTCATGGCGTTGCTCACCTTAGCAGAAGGTGACAGCATCATTAACGAGTCTGTGTTTGAAAATCGCTTGCGCCATGCTTCCGAGTTAAACCGCTTGGGTGCAGATATTCGCGTTAAAGGTAATGCAGCTTTTGTGCGCGGAGTCCCTAATTTATCGGGTGCGCCTGTTATTGGTACAGACTTACGGGCATCAGCCGCCCTCGTCTTAGCTGGCTTGGCGGCTGATGGACAAACCACTTTCCAAGGCTTGCATCACCTCGATCGCGGTTATGATCGTCTTGATATCAAGTTGCAGCAATTGGGAGCTAAAATCAAGCGCGTCAACGAAGTCTCAACCCCTGGGGTGACTTCTAATGGCAGCACTCCCCCGGTCACAATTGCTAATTAG
- a CDS encoding type II toxin-antitoxin system VapC family toxin — MVIDTMVFAYALLRVENRYEKAIAALETVDQIVVPDSLFAELGNVIWQWIQFRQLPLQIGLDTLQDAEALVDVMIPSSQIRDAALRLAVEASHSFYDTLFVAAAIQSDTQVLTYDQKLAAKFGDRIILLE, encoded by the coding sequence ATGGTGATTGATACGATGGTATTTGCCTATGCACTCTTGCGCGTAGAAAACAGGTATGAAAAGGCGATAGCAGCGTTAGAAACTGTAGATCAAATTGTAGTGCCAGATTCGTTGTTTGCCGAGTTGGGAAATGTAATCTGGCAGTGGATACAATTTAGGCAACTGCCATTGCAAATAGGTTTAGATACGCTACAAGATGCTGAGGCACTAGTTGATGTGATGATTCCTAGTTCTCAGATTCGAGATGCAGCTTTAAGGCTGGCAGTTGAGGCAAGTCATTCATTCTACGATACGTTATTCGTGGCAGCAGCAATTCAATCTGATACTCAAGTGTTAACTTATGATCAAAAACTAGCGGCTAAGTTTGGCGATCGCATTATATTGCTGGAATAG
- a CDS encoding NAD(P)H-quinone oxidoreductase subunit J has product MADEESKPVPAGQDALVPAGPISQWLAENGFDHESLAPDKNGVEIIKVGPEFLLPIATALYAYGFNYLQFQSGIDLGPGQDLVSVYHLVKVGDNADKPEEVRVKVFLPRENPRIPSVYWIWKTADWQERETYDMFGIVYEGHPNLKRILMPEDWVGWPLRKDYISPDFYELQDAY; this is encoded by the coding sequence GTGGCTGATGAAGAATCTAAACCAGTACCCGCAGGACAAGATGCCTTAGTTCCGGCTGGGCCGATTTCGCAATGGTTAGCAGAAAATGGCTTTGATCATGAATCTTTAGCGCCTGATAAAAATGGTGTAGAGATTATTAAAGTCGGGCCAGAATTTTTACTACCCATTGCTACAGCTTTGTATGCTTATGGGTTTAACTATCTCCAGTTTCAATCGGGTATTGACCTTGGCCCAGGACAGGATTTAGTCAGTGTATATCACTTAGTCAAAGTTGGTGATAATGCTGATAAACCGGAAGAAGTGCGAGTTAAGGTATTCCTCCCCAGAGAAAATCCCCGAATCCCTTCAGTTTACTGGATTTGGAAAACCGCAGACTGGCAAGAACGCGAAACCTACGATATGTTCGGCATAGTCTACGAAGGACATCCCAACCTGAAGCGGATTTTAATGCCAGAAGATTGGGTGGGTTGGCCTTTGCGGAAAGATTACATCTCGCCTGATTTTTACGAGTTACAAGACGCTTATTAG
- a CDS encoding tetratricopeptide repeat protein, producing MMNDDLLTDDENRDAYDDLVVSIDAKANRLNLLIGVCDDASFRDEIIAQYEAELEPQIRCFRTTLARGEPSLRAAVAKLVESEEYLQQHNPAVISVTGAEQLHFLKLGEERSEQEIFFGYLQWTREGLREFYFAIVLWVTNQILVELIKKAPDFWSWRNGVFRFVSRRKNTVSARELEPIRFAFTSNELSGFDDENEYLLPIEDLQGFIQDLEQRGVKDTTLATLYFSLGDIYRKRLERSESLDYKKEQELGIKYLNKAVELQKELGLEKDLASSLNNLAFFYRSQGRYSEAEPLYIQALALRRKLLGEEHPDVATSLNNLAGLYCSQGRYSEAEPLYIQALALRRTLLGEEHPDVATSLNNLAGLYESQGRYSEAEPLYIQDLALSRKLLGEEHPDVATSLNNLAFLYKSQGRYSEAEPLYIQALALKRKLLGEEHPDVATSLNNLAGLYRSQGRYSEAEPLYIQALALRRTLLGEEHPSVATSLNNLALLYESQGRYSEAEPLYIQDLALSRKLLGEEHPDVASSINNLASLYRSQGRYSEAEPLYVQALALRRKLLGEEHPDVAQSLNNLASLYESQGRYSEAEPLYIQALDILEKRLGIDHPNTVTVRKNLVNLRDRLSSES from the coding sequence ATGATGAATGATGATTTACTCACAGATGATGAAAATAGAGATGCTTATGATGATTTAGTAGTTTCGATTGATGCTAAAGCAAATCGGTTGAATTTGCTAATAGGTGTTTGTGATGATGCTAGTTTTAGGGATGAGATTATTGCTCAGTATGAGGCAGAATTAGAGCCACAAATCCGTTGCTTTCGGACGACATTGGCAAGGGGTGAGCCGAGTTTGAGGGCGGCTGTTGCTAAACTAGTAGAATCTGAAGAATATTTGCAGCAACATAACCCAGCAGTAATTAGTGTGACTGGTGCAGAACAGCTGCATTTTTTGAAACTGGGTGAGGAACGTTCAGAACAAGAGATTTTTTTCGGTTATTTACAGTGGACTAGGGAAGGGTTAAGAGAATTTTATTTTGCGATTGTCTTGTGGGTGACTAATCAAATATTAGTTGAGTTAATTAAAAAAGCGCCTGATTTTTGGAGTTGGCGTAATGGTGTTTTTCGGTTTGTATCTAGAAGGAAAAATACTGTTTCTGCTAGAGAATTAGAACCGATTCGGTTTGCTTTTACAAGTAATGAATTATCAGGTTTTGATGATGAGAATGAATATTTATTACCTATAGAAGATTTGCAAGGATTTATTCAAGATTTAGAACAGCGAGGTGTTAAAGATACAACTTTAGCAACTTTATACTTCAGCTTAGGAGATATTTATAGAAAAAGACTTGAACGGAGTGAGTCTCTGGATTACAAAAAAGAGCAAGAATTAGGTATTAAGTATTTAAACAAAGCTGTAGAATTACAAAAAGAGTTAGGTTTAGAGAAAGACTTAGCCAGCAGCCTCAACAATTTAGCATTCTTCTACCGTTCCCAAGGCAGATACAGTGAAGCCGAACCTTTGTACATTCAAGCTTTGGCACTAAGACGCAAACTTCTGGGTGAAGAACATCCCGATGTCGCCACCAGCCTCAACAATTTAGCCGGACTCTACTGTTCCCAAGGCAGATATAGCGAAGCCGAACCTTTGTACATTCAAGCATTGGCACTGAGGCGCACACTTCTGGGGGAAGAACATCCTGATGTCGCCACCAGCCTCAATAATTTAGCAGGACTCTACGAATCCCAAGGCAGATACAGCGAAGCCGAACCTTTGTACATTCAAGATTTGGCACTCTCACGTAAATTGCTGGGGGAAGAACATCCCGATGTTGCCACCAGCCTCAACAATTTAGCATTCCTCTACAAATCCCAAGGCAGATACAGCGAAGCCGAACCTTTGTACATTCAAGCATTGGCACTGAAGCGCAAACTTCTGGGGGAAGAACATCCCGATGTCGCCACCAGCCTCAATAATTTAGCAGGACTCTACCGTTCCCAAGGCAGATACAGCGAAGCCGAACCTTTGTACATTCAAGCATTGGCACTGAGGCGCACACTTCTGGGGGAAGAACATCCCTCCGTCGCCACCAGCCTCAACAATTTAGCATTACTCTACGAATCCCAAGGCAGATACAGCGAAGCCGAACCTTTGTACATTCAAGATTTGGCACTCTCACGTAAATTGCTGGGGGAAGAACATCCCGATGTTGCCAGCAGCATCAACAATTTAGCATCACTCTACCGTTCCCAAGGTAGATACAGCGAAGCCGAACCTTTGTACGTTCAAGCTTTGGCACTGAGGCGCAAACTTCTGGGGGAAGAACACCCCGATGTTGCCCAAAGTCTCAACAATTTAGCATCACTCTACGAATCCCAAGGCAGATACAGCGAAGCCGAACCTTTGTACATTCAAGCTTTAGATATTTTAGAGAAACGGTTAGGGATAGATCATCCCAATACTGTTACCGTGCGTAAAAACTTAGTAAATTTGCGCGATCGCCTATCCTCAGAATCATAA
- a CDS encoding RNA methyltransferase, with amino-acid sequence MLTSLQNPLVKQIRKLHSTKERHKQELFLLEGTHLLEEACTVNYPLETVCCTPDWQAAHASLWERLCSSCERAEIVSEEVLGAIATTIQPDGVVATAKRSESINQVPFDGIVLALETIQDPGNLGTIIRTAAAAGASGLWLTSDSVDLDNPKVLRASAGQWFRLNMAVSEDLLTTVKQSQQAGMQVIATLPTAKLTYWEIDWRKPSLILLGNEGAGLSADLANMADKQVNIPLSPGVESLNVAIAAALMLYEARRQITTN; translated from the coding sequence ATGTTAACTAGTTTACAAAACCCTCTCGTTAAGCAAATTCGCAAGCTGCACTCTACTAAGGAGCGTCACAAGCAGGAGTTGTTTTTGTTGGAAGGGACGCATTTGTTAGAAGAAGCTTGTACGGTAAATTATCCCTTAGAAACGGTGTGTTGTACACCAGACTGGCAAGCGGCTCATGCTTCCTTGTGGGAGAGGTTATGTAGTAGTTGTGAAAGGGCAGAAATTGTCAGCGAGGAAGTTTTAGGAGCGATCGCTACTACAATACAACCAGATGGTGTAGTCGCCACAGCCAAACGCAGCGAGTCCATCAATCAAGTCCCCTTTGATGGCATTGTTTTAGCTTTAGAAACCATCCAAGACCCAGGGAATTTAGGTACGATTATTCGCACGGCGGCTGCGGCTGGTGCATCGGGATTATGGTTGACTAGTGATAGTGTAGATTTAGATAATCCCAAAGTGTTGCGTGCTAGTGCTGGACAATGGTTTCGCTTAAATATGGCAGTGAGTGAAGATTTATTAACCACAGTCAAGCAAAGTCAGCAGGCGGGAATGCAAGTGATAGCGACTTTGCCGACAGCAAAATTAACTTATTGGGAAATTGATTGGCGCAAACCCAGTTTAATTTTATTGGGGAACGAAGGCGCAGGTTTATCGGCAGACTTGGCAAACATGGCAGATAAACAAGTCAATATTCCCCTGAGTCCTGGAGTCGAGTCTTTAAATGTGGCGATCGCAGCTGCTTTAATGTTATACGAAGCTCGGCGACAAATAACCACAAACTAA
- a CDS encoding ATP-binding protein, producing MSDELLKSFKEAYSNLELFPLMHEKEMEQFRVDYGGDLIADLIQLVEDSPNGDGKIVFTGHRGCGKSSLLAEFSKQIKDNYFVVLFSIADSIEMSAVNHINILFAIALNLMSEAEARKVEIPKSTKEQIYGWFAKHTRTVETELGGGLEADFNLLTVLKAQLKADAKVREEITQEFERKISDLVARINEIAALIQTATKKEIIVIIDDIDKLDLARVNDIYRDNIKALFQPNFRIIYTIPIAVIRETFLATIITIETNDQIVVMPVLKVFEKGKNRLPDAHPRAEVKNLLCEILQKRIPSDLIEKTTVEKLVVQSGGVLRELIRIANECCRICLRLIRRKPDEKVLIDDSILEQAINKIRNDYSIRLGKIEFEVLQSIYDNFMPDDPKQLEFLDLLHGLYVLEYRNDETWYDVHPIIVETLRRRGLINDE from the coding sequence ATGTCTGATGAATTATTAAAGTCTTTTAAGGAAGCATATAGCAATCTCGAATTGTTTCCACTAATGCACGAGAAGGAAATGGAGCAGTTTCGAGTAGATTATGGCGGTGATTTAATAGCAGATTTAATACAGCTAGTTGAAGATAGTCCGAATGGTGATGGCAAGATTGTATTTACTGGTCATCGAGGATGTGGTAAGTCTTCTTTGTTGGCTGAGTTTAGTAAGCAGATTAAAGATAATTATTTTGTAGTGTTATTTTCTATTGCTGACAGTATTGAGATGTCGGCTGTTAATCATATTAATATTTTGTTTGCGATCGCGCTTAATTTAATGTCTGAAGCCGAAGCCCGCAAAGTAGAAATTCCTAAATCTACTAAAGAGCAAATCTACGGGTGGTTTGCAAAGCACACTCGGACTGTAGAGACAGAATTAGGGGGCGGACTTGAAGCGGATTTTAATTTGCTCACCGTTCTGAAAGCTCAATTAAAAGCTGATGCCAAAGTTAGAGAAGAAATTACACAGGAATTTGAACGCAAAATATCAGATTTAGTTGCGCGGATTAATGAAATTGCTGCTTTGATTCAAACTGCTACTAAAAAAGAAATTATAGTTATCATCGATGATATAGATAAATTAGATTTAGCAAGAGTCAACGATATTTATCGAGATAATATTAAAGCTCTATTTCAACCTAATTTTCGGATTATTTATACTATTCCGATTGCTGTAATCAGAGAAACTTTTTTGGCTACAATTATTACAATAGAAACAAATGACCAAATTGTAGTCATGCCTGTTTTGAAGGTGTTTGAGAAAGGTAAAAATCGTCTGCCTGATGCTCATCCTCGCGCTGAAGTAAAAAACCTACTTTGTGAAATACTACAAAAGCGGATTCCTAGTGATTTGATAGAAAAAACAACAGTAGAGAAGCTTGTTGTTCAAAGTGGGGGAGTATTGAGAGAGCTAATTAGGATAGCTAATGAATGCTGCCGTATTTGTTTGCGACTTATTCGGCGTAAACCAGATGAAAAAGTTCTAATTGATGACAGTATCCTAGAACAAGCAATTAATAAAATTCGCAATGATTATTCTATTCGCTTAGGGAAAATCGAATTTGAAGTCTTACAAAGTATTTATGATAATTTTATGCCTGATGATCCAAAACAGCTAGAGTTTTTAGACTTGCTGCATGGGCTGTATGTTTTGGAATATCGTAATGATGAAACTTGGTATGATGTTCACCCCATTATTGTAGAGACTTTGAGACGTAGGGGGTTGATTAATGATGAATGA
- a CDS encoding M48 family metallopeptidase encodes MSFIKTPLIGLKADSFRHPLDLESTKALKQIPGIDLMVRNWLGPMAEQIFYVENIASSVLVSENQLPDLHKLLLEACKVLDIEPPQLYVRQHPAPNAYTFAMRGKQPFVVLHTSLIDILTPEEIQAVIAHELGHLKCDHSVYLTPVNLLVLAAAIVPNVGNFLAQAIQTQLLEWVRCAEFTCDRAALLATQNPKVVMSVLMKLAGGSPTLAPQLNLDAFVAQARAYDEISKTELGEMVKVARTAQLSHPVPVLRAREIDRWASSQEYQTLLQTHGLKSSGEVPTKGGWRNW; translated from the coding sequence ATGTCATTCATTAAAACTCCGCTAATTGGTTTAAAAGCTGACTCCTTTCGTCATCCCTTAGACTTGGAATCTACCAAAGCTCTCAAACAAATACCTGGTATTGATTTGATGGTGCGAAATTGGCTGGGGCCAATGGCGGAGCAGATTTTTTATGTAGAAAATATTGCTTCTAGTGTTTTAGTCAGTGAAAATCAACTGCCAGATTTACATAAATTATTATTAGAAGCTTGCAAAGTTTTAGATATTGAACCGCCGCAATTATACGTCCGACAACATCCAGCACCCAACGCTTATACTTTTGCGATGCGGGGTAAACAACCTTTTGTGGTGTTGCATACTTCCTTGATAGATATCCTCACCCCAGAAGAAATTCAGGCGGTAATTGCCCATGAGTTAGGGCATCTAAAATGCGACCATAGTGTTTATTTAACGCCTGTAAATTTACTGGTATTAGCGGCAGCAATTGTGCCGAATGTGGGGAACTTTTTGGCGCAAGCCATCCAAACACAACTTTTAGAATGGGTACGTTGTGCTGAGTTTACCTGCGATCGCGCCGCTTTACTAGCCACCCAAAACCCCAAAGTGGTCATGTCTGTACTCATGAAACTGGCTGGTGGTTCGCCCACACTTGCACCGCAACTCAACCTCGATGCCTTTGTTGCCCAAGCCCGTGCTTATGATGAAATTAGTAAAACAGAATTGGGTGAAATGGTGAAAGTCGCCCGCACAGCCCAATTAAGCCATCCCGTACCAGTGCTACGCGCCAGAGAAATTGACCGTTGGGCGAGTAGTCAAGAATATCAAACTTTACTGCAAACTCATGGGTTGAAAAGTTCTGGTGAAGTACCAACAAAAGGCGGCTGGCGGAACTGGTAA
- a CDS encoding NADH dehydrogenase subunit K produces the protein MVLNSDLSTQNKEQIINPIERPTVTQDLSENIILTTVDDLYNWARLSSLWPLLFGTACCFIEFAALIGSRFDFDRFGLIPRSSPRQADLIITAGTITMKMAPQLVRLYEQMPEPKYVIAMGACTITGGMFSVDSPTAVRGVDKLIPVDVYLPGCPPRPEAIIDAIIKLRKKIANDSMQERDQSKQTHRFYSTTHNLKPVAEILTGKYMQSETRFTPPKELTEAIGLPVPPALLTSQTKEELNRG, from the coding sequence CACCCAAAACAAAGAGCAAATCATCAACCCCATTGAGCGTCCGACAGTCACTCAAGACCTTTCAGAAAATATTATCTTGACAACGGTTGATGACCTCTACAACTGGGCTAGGCTTTCCAGTCTTTGGCCTTTGCTGTTTGGGACAGCTTGCTGCTTTATTGAGTTTGCAGCTTTAATTGGCTCTCGGTTTGACTTTGACCGCTTTGGTTTAATTCCCCGTTCCAGTCCCCGTCAAGCTGACTTGATTATTACCGCCGGCACAATCACGATGAAGATGGCACCCCAGTTAGTGCGTCTTTATGAACAAATGCCTGAGCCAAAATATGTGATTGCGATGGGTGCTTGTACAATTACTGGCGGAATGTTCAGCGTGGATTCTCCCACAGCTGTACGCGGAGTTGATAAGTTAATTCCGGTAGATGTGTATTTACCTGGTTGTCCTCCCCGCCCCGAAGCGATTATTGATGCAATCATTAAGCTGCGGAAGAAAATTGCTAATGATTCTATGCAAGAACGTGATCAATCCAAGCAAACCCACCGCTTTTACAGTACGACTCACAACTTAAAGCCAGTCGCAGAAATTTTAACTGGCAAGTATATGCAGTCAGAAACTCGCTTCACTCCACCCAAAGAATTAACAGAAGCAATTGGTCTACCAGTACCACCTGCGCTGCTAACTTCTCAAACCAAGGAGGAATTGAACCGTGGCTGA